In a single window of the Melioribacteraceae bacterium genome:
- a CDS encoding T9SS type A sorting domain-containing protein, translating to MLDWAIDRNKNIYIAASTGVYKANYELWDWSIIWQTDGLTNIAIRNDQVYVGFYDNEKFSKRGVYKLDNDSNEWINVNEGLDDFKIEKLFFDAYGYLYLKTHTQLFRKGDISSLLIPESFSLSQNYPNPFNPTTTIKYSIPFVETRYSASPIVLLKIYDVLGSEIATLVNEEKAPGNYEVVFNGANLPSGIYFYKMSCGNFSETKKLVLMK from the coding sequence ATGCTTGATTGGGCTATTGATAGAAATAAAAATATTTACATAGCTGCTTCGACGGGTGTTTACAAGGCAAATTATGAGCTGTGGGATTGGAGTATTATCTGGCAGACTGATGGATTAACTAATATAGCCATAAGAAATGATCAAGTTTATGTAGGATTCTACGATAATGAAAAGTTTTCTAAACGTGGCGTTTATAAACTTGATAATGATTCAAACGAATGGATAAATGTGAATGAAGGTCTTGATGATTTCAAAATTGAAAAATTATTTTTTGACGCCTATGGTTATTTATATTTAAAAACACATACTCAACTATTCAGAAAAGGAGATATAAGTTCTCTCCTAATCCCAGAATCGTTTTCTCTTTCCCAAAACTATCCTAATCCGTTTAATCCAACGACAACAATTAAATATTCAATCCCCTTTGTAGAGACGCGCTATAGCGCGTCTCCAATTGTTTTGTTAAAAATTTACGATGTGCTAGGCAGCGAAATTGCAACACTTGTGAACGAAGAAAAAGCCCCGGGTAATTATGAAGTGGTTTTTAATGGAGCCAATTTGCCGAGCGGGATTTATTTTTACAAAATGAGTTGCGGTAATTTCTCAGAAACAAAAAAGCTGGTTTTGATGAAATGA
- a CDS encoding T9SS type A sorting domain-containing protein, which yields MNFNFSFFDFTSTNGQKSFRIGDDYSAHTVMDSIGFTTYNWRRSRHGYGGFASNLSGYIFNGKIYGEILTNYIVGVEQDIELPTKYSLSQNYPNPFNPTTTIKYSIPIVETRYGASPIVLLKIYDVLGREIATLVNEEKAPGNYEVVFNGANLPSGIYFYKMSCGNFSETKKLVLMK from the coding sequence ATGAATTTTAATTTCAGCTTTTTTGATTTTACAAGTACAAATGGCCAAAAATCCTTTAGGATCGGTGACGATTACTCAGCACATACCGTAATGGATAGTATAGGATTTACAACATATAATTGGCGGCGATCAAGACATGGTTACGGAGGCTTTGCTAGTAACTTGTCAGGTTATATTTTTAATGGAAAGATTTATGGTGAAATTTTAACAAATTATATTGTTGGAGTTGAACAAGATATTGAATTGCCAACAAAATATTCTCTTTCCCAAAACTACCCCAATCCTTTTAATCCAACGACAACAATTAAATATTCCATTCCCATTGTAGAGACGCGCTATGGCGCGTCTCCAATTGTTTTGTTAAAAATTTACGATGTGCTGGGCAGAGAAATTGCCACACTTGTGAACGAAGAAAAAGCCCCGGGTAATTATGAAGTGGTTTTTAATGGAGCCAATTTGCCGAGCGGGATTTATTTTTACAAAATGAGTTGCGGTAATTTCTCAGAAACAAAAAAGCTGGTTTTGATGAAATGA